The following is a genomic window from Candidatus Uhrbacteria bacterium CG10_big_fil_rev_8_21_14_0_10_50_16.
AGGGACAGCGCACCAAACAGAATGTCCGTATCCCCCAGACTCAACCCCAACGCGCTCACGGCTAGCGGTGGCAACACCGCAATAGCAATCGCTACCCCTGGTAAAATCACGTTCATGTTTGGTTTAATGTAAGAAAAGCTCCCAGCAATTCCCGCAAACAACGCGACCACCAGGTAAGCGAGCGACGGTTCAATCCGACTCACGATCTCAATGTTCACGCTTTCAAAATGCATAAAAAGCGACATGAGCCAGGACACCACAAACACAAAGACAGATGTAAGCAAAACAATCCAAATAGATCGCAACATTACCTGCTTGTCCCCCATAGCCATTCCTAACGCCAAACTCAACAGCGGCGCAAGCAACGGACTCACCAACATCCCTCCAATCACAATTGATGCGTTTCCGATCATCAACCCCACCGCCACAATCACCGTAGCACACAGCAGCATTAAATAAAATCCACCCGTAGGAGAACTATCCTCGATCAGCCTTAAGACTGCATCCTTTTTTTCCTCTGGGGTTGGTTCGATGGTGGAAAGTTTAGAAAACAGGGTCAACATAGGTCTAGGATGTGTGGGTCAGCGAGTTAGAAACGATAGGCGTTTGATTCTCTCGTGACTGTATTTTAGCAAAAATTTCTAAAAGATGCGATCGGGCTGATACGTAGACCGCTTCTGGTTCTTGTGAGGCGTTCACAATATGTGTGGCGTATTTTTTTGTTGGATACAAAAATGCACGCGCTGCCGGAATCATAACGTGATACAAGTATCCACGGTCCACGCTCGGCTGACGCGCAATGCGTCTATCGATCTGCAAATCTTCCTCCAGGTCAAAATATAACGCAAAGTCTAATTGTTCTCGCACTCCGGGGTCATGAAGCACTTGGTATCCATCCAACAAGATAATCGGCGCTGGCTGCACACATTTTGTACCCACCATTTTATTTTGCCTTCGTTGATAGTCCGGAATCGTCACCGACAACCCTGCTTTTAGATTCATCAGTGCCATTTGTAAGAGTTCCCATTTAATACTCGACGGGTTGTCCCAATTAGCAAAACCTAACGGATGACGGTCCACATCTGCC
Proteins encoded in this region:
- a CDS encoding TIGR00341 family protein, whose amino-acid sequence is MLTLFSKLSTIEPTPEEKKDAVLRLIEDSSPTGGFYLMLLCATVIVAVGLMIGNASIVIGGMLVSPLLAPLLSLALGMAMGDKQVMLRSIWIVLLTSVFVFVVSWLMSLFMHFESVNIEIVSRIEPSLAYLVVALFAGIAGSFSYIKPNMNVILPGVAIAIAVLPPLAVSALGLSLGDTDILFGALSLFLVNMVGIVLASLMVFATFGFYPLRRRAEMEIKKEA